ATGCAGTTACCCACATCTTCCTCCCCTACTACTTCccctaacaaaaagaaaactcctttagaaaacagaagaaaactaCTCAACTCTGAAGCAAACTTGTGTCTTAGATCAGTCAGACAGTTTCTGTCTAATTAAAAGGATTCTTCCCTTGACAAAATCCACCATTTGTGTTGAAGTACCAAGGACTTGGATCCCAGCTGCTGTACCTTACAATACTCACAGTGTGTAAGGTTGTACAGTGGTAATTATTTAAATTCATAACAGTCATCAAGCGTCAAACTCGAACCTGCTGTAGACTATATGTAACCAAGAAACACACGACATTGTCAGAAAATAAGTTATAGTATCTTTTGTTCAACAGGGTacaaataacaagagtaatgatgACCCAGTTGACTTTGTACAAGCATTTCAGCATAATTCACTTTATGGGAAGGATTTGGTAACTTTTTAGGCCTCTTCACTGTTAACATGATCCTCTCCTTCAGTAACTACGAGTGTCTGCCACCTCTCACCTCTTAACAGGTGAACAGTACAACAGTTCATTACAAAGTAATTATGTACATACAAATTATATTCTAATGTGTTCATTATAATCACTATGGGAAACATTTACTATGAAAATAATATCTAAATGActcaacaatgaagaaaaatttactGAGCAAAACTTGGCAGATTGTACATGGATGAAGAAATGGTAACTACAGGTATACTAATAGGAAACAAGAGATGCTTAATAACATTCAAAATTACATATATTTGCTCTGAAACTGGGGAAAGATTGTCtacaaaaataatcaaaatattttGATTAATCATAATGTTGAAAACTTACAACACTAATGGTGAATTTTGATATATTGATATTTAACATGCTTAAATACtgataatgaggaaaggaacATATAACTAAAATGTATCACTTTTGAAAGTAAAAGCATGCTACAGCATAAGTTTAAACTTGAGTTTAAATCCCTAACACTATGATCTCTGTTGATTTTTACCTAAAACAATAATTACTATAATTTTGTAACTTtacaagaatataaaaacacaaattcttcttatataaataaataaataaaacaaatatttgaCATAATACATAGTAACTCATTTTACATATGTTACACTATATTAAAAGAAATTCGGTTGTACATACATGGCAGTGAGAAGGATAGTAATAGTGTCACTGCTATGAAGACAGTCTTTGTGCCAGATTGGACAGTAAGTGGGGGGATAGTTTTTGCTTTAGTGAATGAACCTCTGCATCATCAGAACAAGAAATATGTTGCAAAACATCACACAAAACTTCaactactcttttcttttccacagtACTAAATTCAActggtcttttcttttccactgaACCATACTCATTTAGATTCCGGTAACCATGACTGGGTACAATCTTTAGTTGTCTCTTTGAACTTTCTTCTGAAGTTGAAGTTCTCTCTGACTCCATGTACATAATTCTTCCTTTCAAGTCTCTGTAGTTCGCTGGCCTTTCTTGATCTGTTACATCACTTATTTGCGCAAGAGGCAACCACTGTTTACGAATAGTCCTTTCAAGCTGTTCCATGGGGTTAGTGATGATCATGTCAGTTCTAGGATCTCTTCCAAACATCTGGTTGGTCAAGGGATGGTAGAACTGGTCACTGCGCAGGACGGCACTTGGCTTCACTTGCTTCCCCCTTCTGATGGGAGTATTTTGTTGCCACATGGGCATTCTTTGCTCTGCTGCTGTTAGGACTGAAGAACAGTCTGGAAATAATCCTTGATACATCACAGGAAACATTTCCCTTAATGCTGATATTTGGCATTTGGCTGAGGAATGTGTGGAGATCTGTTGGTGATTTATGGTAGGCTTGATGTCTACACTATTGTGGAATTCTAGGATTTCTTTTACATCTGCAAGACCAACAAGAAGTTTTGGAAAAGTGACCTTGACCCCTGAATCCCCTTCCTTGGCCTGCAAATAGTGTTGCAGGTATGCCAAGTACTTCAACTGGATGTCCTGAATCTTACCAGGATCTTGAAACTGTGGGTCATCTGGTTGGAAGAAAGCAATCACACTTATGAGGGAGAGTATAATTTCATCTTTTACATCCCTTGCATACTTGTTGTAGAATTTCATAATTGCCTCAAAAGCTTCAGGTACAACTGTAAATTTTCTTAGTGTTCCTAAAGTTACGGGTGGAATTTTAAGTGCTTCTTTATTAGATTCTGCTGGCCAAGTCTTCTTTTCACTGTCATAGAGATAAGCTCCATGCAAATATATGGACATACCAATGCCATTTTTTAGTAAGAGAGATTGGTCATTCTTACACACTTCTTGGAACTCTTCTATTTTGTAGAAGAACATTCCAAGCTTCTTACAAATACAGACAAAGAGATTAGCAAGGGCCTCTACTGTGTCTCCATAACAGTCACTTGGGTATGGGATGGAGCTGAATGTGTTCTCCTGTAGTGCAGTAAGGTTCTTAAGTTTGTCAGCCTCTTGAGGATCTAGTGACCTTGGAAGATCCCCATACATTttatctttaatcttttcttcttgaaCGTGACGCTGCTTTGCCAGCCTGTTCTTCCAGAGTACCATGCGATCAGTTTCCGACATGACCCAGCTGATCTCCATTCCATTCTCCTGACTTTTCTTGAACCTGAAAGAGAAGTGTATCACTTTAGCTAGTGTTGTTGCATTGACTACTTGTGATActaaacaactttttttttcttctgatggCAGTAAAGACAAGCAAGAactttgtgtatttgtgtaattttaaaattatatgtttttttttcacaatgttATCTCATGCTTGGAAAGGCAGACATTTATCAAGTTCAATGAAGGGAAGATAGCTTGGTGCATTAAGGTCATATAAATCTATCAATTatttgagacaaaaaaaaattgattccaCAACAGGCTAATACTATACTCCAATAGTTTGTGATATGCTGCTGAAACcgtgaagaagaaaattgtgAAAGCTGATGCGGTTATAGAATGAAGGTCGTAAAGGAAATAACATACGGGAACAATGGAAagttcaaaggaaaaaaaaaactaactttaACGCCAGGCGACTTATgattgaataaaggaaaagggtgGAGTAAAACTTAATGATGGTGGAACGAAGAGTGTATGTAAcatatagagagaaaaggagaaagggaacatgtatgaggcattgaaaaatgaaagtaagaaaatgggaactttagtgtgtgtgtgtacacacacacacacacacacacaaaagacctggtgctgttgacagaagaagatggaaggagaagaggacatgaaaagatcaggatgaggcagtgtgtgaagaatattggaaaatacagctttccacacagaacggtggaaaagtggaatgcattgaataatgaaattgttactgtacataatgtgcataactttaagaaaaaaatagataaatggagatatggagacaggacactatgagccccgcttgaaccTTGTACAGTagctacacagagagagagagagagagagagagagattcacagaACAAAACGAGTAACCCTTGTAGCGAAGAGAAAATCATaagaatatcaccaaatagcatTACCAGCAAAAGCGACCCATGTATGAACAATGTGTCGAACTTATCTAAGTAAAATGGTGATCAGAATGACAGTACAAAGAATGCCTGGAGAGAAAATTATATACATACACGAGTTGATCAAtgatgattaaaaaaataaataaataaataaataaataaatgatatatatatatatatatatatatatatatatatatatatatatatatatatatatatatatatatatatacacatttgaTTACGAGAGCCAGATCGAAAGACTGCTGATCACGATTCTGTTAAACTGGCAGAAAGACTGATTTAAAGCAATGGTAAAGTTGCTAGCTTTTCTTGTGTTGAATGTAGATGACTGCGCAGAACAGGTAATGAAGTCAGTAAGAGCTCATGTAAGTAAAATGTGTAATAGCAATGTCATTTGGGCATTTCAGCGTGAAGTGTACGTGAGATGCAGTGTTccaactacgagagagagagagagagagaatattacaagAGGAAAGCAATCTGCAGCCTctccgcactctctctctctcttaggcctGCCATCTTCCTTCATCTAGTTCCACATCTACCATTCTTGTGATGGCACATCATTAGTGATTTCTTTTAATCATTTAATGGATCCAAACTAATTCAATCGCTCACTGGAGGACACGGGAACAATGGTACAAAGATTATGGCATGCTTCCTCGGGGTAGaaatgtgtgttttggtagtagGAAGATGCGGCTTTCcaatgacatatatatatatatatatatatatatatatatatatatatatatatatatatatatatatatatatatatataatgtatgtaaTGTCTGCATGCTAAACTCCACTTTGATATTACAATACATAGAACACAATGCAATCTAATTTCCTCtgtaattccttccttctccgcaACTGATTTTAGCGAGTGTGCGTGAAATATCCTTCCTCTGTCCCTTGTCATGTAccccccctctcttccccactTCTTTCTTATTAACATTCTCTTTTTAATAAACatttcttattccctttttttcatattgttcttTAGAAGTACGAGTATGTCATTTATCCCTCCTCCATCCAGGTTcacgtttattttccttctaaatAATACCCTCTTTTTATCTAACCTCCTTCCTGATTCCTTATTTGTTACAGTTGTCTTCTGTGTGtatatttctgtattatttaGTGAgtgtttatcctcctcctcctccttctcctcctttatccaaccaccttcccattttccatctttctcgtAACTATACTTTGCAAACAAGTCAAGTGTCCTTCCTCAATCCTAATCAgtgtttatcttcctctttggcTTGCTCATACTCCTCCTTTTATACCACCTCCgtaattccttctttcttgttgctgttctttGTACCCCAAGTATCTTTCTATCCTAGCCAATGCTgatcctgcctcctcctcctcctcctcctcctcctcatgtatcACCCCAACTCTTTTTTCTATCCATCCTTCCCGATTTCTTTTCCCCCGATCTTTGTTAGTGAGTCTACTGCAAGGCTCCATACATGTTCCTTGATTTCGGCTTCTGTTACTATCCTGTCCCTAGCAAACCACCCTTTAGCCCCTCGGTAACTGGGCCGTCGGGGTGTAGAGTGTGCCGGTAaactcacccctcaccccctccccctgcattaaaaaaaaaaaaaaagctaattacAGTTCTTAGCACATGGCTGATGAAATATTACTCAGTGGCATGACAGAGAACATTTATGTGACGGGCGCTGTACGGTATATACCTCCCTACCACTGGGAGGGTTGAGGGTTGAACGGACGTTattcaattacacacacacacacacacacacacacacacacacacacacacacacacggtagctcagtggttagagcgctggcttcacaagccagaggaccggggttcgattccccggccggatggagatatttgggtgtgtctcctttcacgtgtagcccctgttcacctagcagtgagtaggtacgggatgtaaatcgaggagttgtgaccttgttgtcccggtgtgtggtgtgtgcctggtctcaggcctatccgaagatcggaaataatgagctctgagctcgttccctagggtaacgtctggctgtctcgtcagagactgcaacagatcaatcaaacacacacacacacacacacacacacacaccacacacacacgacctttcGCCACTGTGTTGCTATTGGCTTACTGGTCTAAGGGTTTTATATCGTAAATTATGAATAGATGGTTTTATCTGGCTACCTAGTTTACCTACTGTCTATCAGTCAATCACTCAatcagtctgtctgtttttaGCCATCTATTACTAGACACTAACATACATAAACTCAACATGAACGAGTAAAGAATTTTAGAATGAAcgatatcttgtgtgtgtgtgtgtgtgtgtgtgtgtgtgtgtgtgtgtgtgtgtgtgtgtgtgtgtgtgtgtgtgtgtgtgtgtgtgtgtgtgtgtgtggtgataatgTACCTATACATAGGAAACAAATGACATTTCTTGACCTCCTAGTCATATAGCAAGGCATCTatacgattaaaaaaaaatctgctgagGTTACCATTTCGGAAACTATCCAATGTCAAATTTTTACGTAATATCTTTAACCCTTTCTGATCATTCATGCAAAGAGCTACATATAGCAAGGTAGTAACACGACAGGCCATTTTGTGCGTGTCAATGCAGCACACCAGACCATCTCGTGTCAGGCCAGGCGGCGCTCACTGGCGGGGGAAACTCGCAAAAGATGAGTGAAGCGTGAGTCTCTCGAGGGAAGAAATAGCAGTGGCACACGGCACACAtttattttcaagttttcatatatttcctatTCTAATAGTGTTCGTTTACACTAGTGTAGCATGAGATCGGAATTGAGCAGCACATGAGAATGTGAAGTGACTCAGATTTACTGGTATACTGCGTATACTCGTATGCCGCCAGCCATAGAACTACCGGTGTGCCGCTGTGGCAGCCCTGTTCTGTGTAAAAACAAACGGTCGTGTGTCGTGAATGGCAGAGTGGATTTAATGTATATTATTATCTCGAATATAATAATATGATGTATTTTAGTGATACGAAACGTGATATGATTCCATTCATAACAAGAAAGACAAGCAGACCATTGTGATAGATTCCATGAGTACGTTTTACGTATACATAAGTATTACGGTATTTCCTTACCTGCAGTACTGACAGACTTTGCGGTTGGTCTTGGAGATGGGACAGTTTTCACTTTCAGGACACTGGAAGGTCTTGTAGGCACCACTCTGCACCGAACGGCGGAAGAAGGCCTTGCAGGAATCGCATGCCATGCCCCCGAAGTGCATGCTGCGGGCCGCGTCACCACACACGCCACATCGCTTATCCTCCTTCGATTTTTCCTTTGcctcctttttctgtctcttttgaCTCCTTTTCTGCTCATCTCCCACCATATAGGGCTCGGGGCTCGTTTTCTGAATGGACAAGTTATCACTGTTGCTACTGGTGGGGGAGAACCCTTGGCTACTGAGGGAGTCGCAGCACATTGACCTCTCGTCCGTCTCAGACCTCACTGTATCTGACA
The sequence above is drawn from the Portunus trituberculatus isolate SZX2019 chromosome 41, ASM1759143v1, whole genome shotgun sequence genome and encodes:
- the LOC123517080 gene encoding LOW QUALITY PROTEIN: thyroid hormone receptor beta-like (The sequence of the model RefSeq protein was modified relative to this genomic sequence to represent the inferred CDS: inserted 1 base in 1 codon), whose protein sequence is MSKDGFYQSNHQPGSKTMDGLSLPSFPSTTYWYDAHSTVGSSXYPTNDGLGAPPYKGHHVEAKLAERDRDSLEWWTDSLCMSNDQRTIDPQYWGSQPSKRGYVPPYERMEPEVHPPSQPMAMVNFDAGETEYMNVSDTVRSETDERSMCCDSLSSQGFSPTSSNSDNLSIQKTSPEPYMVGDEQKRSQKRQKKEAKEKSKEDKRCGVCGDAARSMHFGGMACDSCKAFFRRSVQSGAYKTFQCPESENCPISKTNRKVCQYCRFKKSQENGMEISWVMSETDRMVLWKNRLAKQRHVQEEKIKDKMYGDLPRSLDPQEADKLKNLTALQENTFSSIPYPSDCYGDTVEALANLFVCICKKLGMFFYKIEEFQEVCKNDQSLLLKNGIGMSIYLHGAYLYDSEKKTWPAESNKEALKIPPVTLGTLRKFTVVPEAFEAIMKFYNKYARDVKDEIILSLISVIAFFQPDDPQFQDPGKIQDIQLKYLAYLQHYLQAKEGDSGVKVTFPKLLVGLADVKEILEFHNSVDIKPTINHQQISTHSSAKCQISALREMFPVMYQGLFPDCSSVLTAAEQRMPMWQQNTPIRRGKQVKPSAVLRSDQFYHPLTNQMFGRDPRTDMIITNPMEQLERTIRKQWLPLAQISDVTDQERPANYRDLKGRIMYMESERTSTSEESSKRQLKIVPSHGYRNLNEYGSVEKKRPVEFSTVEKKRVVEVLCDVLQHISCSDDAEVHSLKQKLSPHLLSNLAQRLSS